A genomic window from Nocardioides sp. BP30 includes:
- the mshD gene encoding mycothiol synthase, translated as MLDIPALARLTEAADGVAPLDESTLLAVRHRPDSVRVWGDNRGFGLLHGDELSLVVLPHERGTGLGRRLLLQAPDGARLAWSHGDHPAARALAAAYGWDRVRELWVMRRPTTLPLPSWEAPANVTVRGFEPGDEEEVLRVNAAAFASHPEQGALDLAGLRERMAEPWFSADGLITAWDASTRRLLAFHWTKQHSPSLGEVYVVGVDPAAQGRGLGKVVTLAGLAHLRDLGVDEIHLYVEGDNTPALGLYSGLGFSHAASDTHVQYRRA; from the coding sequence ATGCTCGACATCCCCGCGCTCGCCCGCCTGACCGAGGCCGCCGACGGCGTCGCGCCGCTGGACGAGTCCACGCTGCTCGCCGTGCGCCACCGCCCGGACTCGGTGCGGGTCTGGGGGGACAACCGGGGGTTCGGGCTGCTGCACGGCGACGAGCTGTCGCTGGTGGTGCTCCCGCACGAGCGCGGCACCGGTCTGGGCAGGCGGCTGCTGCTGCAGGCGCCCGACGGCGCCCGGCTGGCCTGGTCCCACGGCGACCACCCGGCCGCCCGGGCGCTCGCGGCGGCGTACGGCTGGGACAGGGTGCGCGAGCTGTGGGTGATGCGCCGGCCGACCACCCTGCCGCTGCCGTCCTGGGAGGCGCCGGCCAACGTCACCGTCCGCGGCTTCGAGCCGGGCGACGAGGAGGAGGTGCTGCGGGTCAACGCGGCTGCCTTCGCCTCCCATCCCGAACAGGGCGCGCTCGACCTGGCCGGCCTGCGCGAGCGGATGGCCGAGCCCTGGTTCTCCGCCGACGGGCTGATCACCGCGTGGGACGCATCGACCCGACGCCTGCTCGCCTTCCACTGGACCAAGCAGCACAGTCCCTCGCTCGGCGAGGTCTACGTCGTCGGCGTGGACCCCGCCGCCCAGGGACGCGGCCTCGGCAAGGTCGTCACCCTCGCCGGCCTGGCGCACCTGCGCGACCTCGGGGTCGACGAGATCCACCTGTACGTCGAGGGCGACAACACCCCCGCTCTCGGGCTCTACTCAGGCCTCGGGTTCTCGCACGCGGCCTCGGACACGCACGTGCAGTACCGGCGGGCCTGA
- a CDS encoding response regulator transcription factor, producing the protein MSTLLLLTGSLQPSAEVLPGLALLGHQVKVLPAEGSALLDAPGADLLLVDGRQDLAQARDLCRLIRATGAEMPVLLIVTEGGLAVVAHDWGMDDVLLHTCGPAELEARIRLAIGRLTAARVAADPDAHVIRSGEVVVDDATYTAKVSGRPLDLTFKEFELLKFLAQHPGRVFSRQQLLQEVWGYDYFGGTRTVDVHIRRLRAKLGPENETLIGTVRNVGYRFVVPTKEKEQAGDVAQLAKA; encoded by the coding sequence ATGAGCACCCTTCTGCTTCTCACCGGCTCGCTCCAGCCCTCGGCCGAGGTCCTGCCCGGCCTCGCCCTCCTGGGTCACCAGGTGAAGGTGCTGCCGGCCGAGGGTAGCGCTCTACTCGATGCGCCCGGCGCCGACCTGCTGCTGGTCGACGGCCGCCAGGACCTCGCCCAGGCCCGCGACCTGTGCCGCCTCATCCGTGCCACCGGCGCCGAGATGCCGGTGCTGCTCATTGTCACCGAGGGCGGTCTGGCAGTGGTCGCGCACGACTGGGGCATGGACGACGTCCTGCTGCACACCTGCGGCCCCGCCGAGCTCGAGGCGCGCATCCGGCTGGCCATCGGCCGGCTCACCGCGGCCCGCGTCGCGGCGGACCCCGACGCCCACGTGATCCGCTCGGGCGAGGTGGTCGTGGACGACGCGACGTACACGGCGAAGGTGAGCGGACGACCGCTGGACCTGACGTTCAAGGAGTTCGAGCTGCTGAAGTTCCTGGCACAGCACCCGGGGCGGGTCTTCTCGCGCCAGCAGCTGCTGCAGGAGGTGTGGGGCTACGACTACTTCGGCGGCACCCGGACCGTCGACGTCCACATCCGCCGCCTGCGCGCGAAGCTCGGCCCGGAGAACGAGACGCTGATCGGCACCGTGCGCAACGTCGGCTACCGCTTCGTGGTGCCGACCAAGGAGAAGGAGCAGGCGGGCGACGTCGCCCAGCTCGCCAAGGCCTGA
- a CDS encoding DUF4395 domain-containing protein, with protein MSATAPRPARGPYAEPVAAPAAGPGIDPRGPQFTAGITAVVLIVILLLPTPAAAVLTAVQAVLFGLGAARGVQRTPTAVLFRRLVRPRLRPPVELEDPAPPRFAQTVGLVFTLVALVGYLAGVTLLGQIAIGLALVAALLNALFRFCLGCEMYLLIQRLAH; from the coding sequence ATGTCCGCCACCGCCCCCCGACCGGCCCGGGGACCGTACGCCGAGCCCGTCGCGGCGCCTGCCGCAGGGCCGGGGATCGACCCGCGCGGGCCCCAGTTCACCGCCGGGATCACCGCTGTCGTCCTGATCGTGATCCTGCTGCTCCCGACCCCGGCCGCCGCGGTGCTGACAGCGGTCCAGGCCGTGCTGTTCGGGCTCGGGGCGGCGCGCGGGGTGCAGCGCACGCCGACCGCCGTGCTCTTCAGGCGGCTGGTGCGACCCCGGCTGCGGCCGCCGGTCGAGCTGGAGGATCCCGCCCCGCCGCGGTTCGCCCAGACGGTCGGCCTGGTGTTCACGCTGGTCGCCCTGGTGGGGTACCTGGCGGGGGTGACGCTGCTCGGCCAGATCGCGATCGGCCTCGCCCTCGTGGCGGCCCTGCTCAACGCGCTCTTCCGGTTCTGCCTGGGCTGCGAGATGTACCTGCTCATCCAGCGCCTCGCCCACTGA
- a CDS encoding DUF4012 domain-containing protein yields MRVQHPWRWVSGTLGVVVVLVIAYAGWLLWDAAHNLKAAADDASALKTAALGDDPAQVTSASKRFSEHADSAADATDSPVWSLLTHLPVVGDDARGVRTVSRVGHDLAHHGLSELTDTVGDLDAVLPRNGGIDTARLQSMTGPVDDSYAALTRARTALAGEDPSGYMTSLKLRYRDLQSEVDDATDAMAVAHRALGVLPQMLGADGPRNYLLIMQNNAEIRATGGLPGAVSLLHVDHGRISMVREVSGASFGESPAPVLPIQPAEQKIFGGNIGRYFVDANLTPDFARSADLWKARWEQTQPEKIDGVVSLDTVTLSYLLRALGPVDVDGVQLTSDTVVDELLSKVYQRLPDPAAEDAFFAQVASTVFNRVTSFSGSKKDLLTALQQAADEHRILVHDFDGSVQSRLASTVVAGSLSTGDAQRDPQVGIYFADATLSKMSYYLRYDSHVAATSCVRGVQTLSGSLTLTSTAPKDARTTLPAYVTGQGLPKSSAGDMLVAVYVFAPSGGGTSKFADNDLDFPQFDAVLDGRKVIQTWVLLEPGKSKDLSWTMTSGAGQIGPTRVNVTPSVQAGAASAAVRSAC; encoded by the coding sequence ATGCGGGTGCAGCACCCCTGGCGCTGGGTCTCGGGGACCCTCGGTGTGGTCGTCGTGCTGGTGATCGCGTACGCCGGTTGGCTCCTGTGGGACGCCGCGCACAACCTCAAGGCGGCGGCCGACGACGCCTCGGCCCTCAAGACGGCGGCGCTCGGCGACGACCCGGCGCAGGTCACCAGCGCCTCGAAGCGGTTCTCCGAGCACGCCGACAGTGCTGCCGACGCGACCGACTCGCCGGTGTGGTCGTTGCTGACCCACCTGCCCGTGGTCGGTGACGATGCCCGCGGCGTACGCACGGTGAGCCGGGTGGGCCATGACCTGGCACACCACGGCCTGAGCGAGCTCACCGACACCGTCGGTGACCTCGACGCCGTGCTGCCGCGCAACGGCGGGATCGACACCGCCAGGCTGCAGTCAATGACCGGCCCGGTGGACGACAGCTACGCGGCCCTCACCCGGGCGCGCACCGCGCTGGCCGGCGAGGACCCGAGCGGCTACATGACCTCGCTGAAGCTGCGCTATCGCGATCTGCAGTCGGAGGTGGACGACGCCACCGACGCGATGGCCGTCGCCCACCGCGCGCTCGGGGTGCTTCCGCAGATGCTCGGCGCCGACGGGCCACGCAACTACCTGCTGATCATGCAGAACAACGCCGAGATCCGCGCGACCGGCGGCCTGCCGGGAGCGGTGTCGCTGCTGCACGTGGACCATGGCCGGATCTCGATGGTGCGCGAGGTGTCCGGCGCCTCCTTCGGCGAGTCGCCCGCCCCGGTGCTGCCGATCCAGCCGGCCGAGCAGAAGATCTTCGGTGGGAACATCGGCCGCTACTTCGTGGACGCCAACCTCACGCCCGACTTCGCCCGCAGCGCTGACCTGTGGAAGGCGCGCTGGGAGCAGACCCAGCCGGAGAAGATCGACGGCGTCGTCTCGCTCGACACCGTGACGCTCTCCTACCTCCTGCGCGCCCTCGGCCCGGTCGATGTCGACGGCGTCCAGCTGACGTCCGACACGGTGGTCGACGAGCTGCTCAGCAAGGTCTACCAGCGGCTGCCCGACCCGGCCGCCGAGGACGCCTTCTTCGCCCAGGTCGCGAGCACGGTGTTCAACCGGGTGACGTCGTTCTCCGGCTCGAAGAAGGACCTGCTCACGGCGCTGCAGCAGGCGGCCGACGAGCACCGGATCCTCGTCCACGACTTCGACGGCTCGGTGCAGAGCCGGCTGGCCTCCACGGTCGTCGCCGGCAGCCTGAGCACCGGGGATGCCCAGCGCGACCCGCAGGTCGGCATCTACTTCGCCGACGCCACCTTGTCGAAGATGAGCTACTACCTGCGCTACGACAGCCACGTCGCGGCGACCTCGTGCGTCCGGGGCGTCCAGACCCTCTCCGGATCGCTCACCCTGACCTCCACCGCGCCGAAGGATGCCAGGACGACCTTGCCGGCGTACGTCACCGGTCAGGGGCTGCCGAAGTCGTCGGCCGGCGACATGCTCGTGGCCGTCTACGTCTTCGCACCCTCCGGCGGAGGCACGAGCAAGTTCGCCGACAACGACCTCGACTTCCCGCAGTTCGACGCCGTGCTGGACGGTCGCAAGGTCATCCAGACCTGGGTGCTGCTCGAGCCCGGGAAGAGCAAGGACCTCAGCTGGACGATGACGTCCGGTGCCGGTCAGATCGGTCCCACCCGCGTCAACGTGACGCCGTCCGTCCAGGCCGGCGCAGCCTCCGCCGCGGTGCGGTCGGC
- a CDS encoding MoaD/ThiS family protein: MVETSISVHYWAGARAAAGTAQDILEVSGPTTLAEVTARVLALHPGTRLGDVLAVCATLVDDRPTASEEAAEVTVRPGQSVQFLPPFAGG; encoded by the coding sequence GTGGTTGAAACGTCCATCTCGGTCCACTACTGGGCGGGCGCACGTGCCGCGGCCGGTACGGCGCAGGACATCCTCGAGGTCTCCGGGCCCACCACCCTCGCCGAGGTCACGGCGCGGGTGCTGGCACTGCACCCCGGGACCAGGCTGGGCGACGTACTCGCCGTCTGCGCCACGCTGGTCGACGACCGGCCGACCGCCTCGGAGGAGGCGGCGGAGGTGACGGTGCGGCCGGGTCAGTCGGTGCAGTTCCTGCCGCCGTTCGCCGGGGGCTGA
- a CDS encoding FABP family protein, protein MPFHLPENLHPDCAPIAWLLGTWHGNGHGDYPSIEKFEFEQELVFQQDGRPFLAYSAISWVVDPETKERLRPGAMETGFLRSQLLEPGKARLEMVLAHNTGLASVWFGEAADGKIELATRGIGQTETAKDVTAGHRLYGNVQGQLMYAYDMKAMGHELQPHLWAQLNRVDQ, encoded by the coding sequence GTGCCTTTCCACCTCCCGGAGAACCTCCACCCCGACTGTGCGCCCATCGCCTGGCTGCTGGGCACCTGGCACGGCAACGGGCACGGCGACTACCCGAGCATCGAGAAGTTCGAGTTCGAGCAGGAGCTGGTCTTCCAGCAGGACGGGCGTCCGTTCCTGGCCTACTCGGCGATCTCGTGGGTGGTCGACCCGGAGACCAAGGAGCGGCTGCGGCCCGGTGCGATGGAGACCGGATTCCTGCGCTCCCAGCTGCTCGAGCCGGGGAAGGCGCGCCTGGAGATGGTGCTGGCGCACAACACCGGGCTGGCGTCGGTGTGGTTCGGTGAGGCGGCCGACGGCAAGATCGAGCTCGCCACGCGCGGCATCGGTCAGACCGAGACCGCCAAGGACGTGACCGCCGGCCACCGGTTGTACGGCAACGTGCAGGGCCAGCTGATGTACGCCTACGACATGAAGGCGATGGGGCACGAGCTGCAGCCGCACCTGTGGGCGCAGCTCAACCGTGTCGACCAGTGA
- a CDS encoding DsrE family protein, with translation MVRKLVVKVTAGAEDAERCNQAFTVAAAATAAGAEVSLWLTGEAAWYAVPGRAQQFSLPMATPLVDLLGIVLAEGSVTACTQCAARRGITDADVIPGVQIKGAAVFAEEILADGVQALVY, from the coding sequence ATGGTCAGGAAGCTCGTCGTGAAGGTCACCGCCGGCGCCGAGGACGCGGAGCGCTGCAACCAGGCGTTCACGGTGGCGGCCGCCGCCACCGCCGCCGGCGCCGAGGTCAGCCTCTGGCTGACGGGTGAGGCGGCCTGGTACGCCGTCCCCGGTCGCGCGCAGCAGTTCAGCCTGCCGATGGCCACCCCGCTGGTCGACCTGCTGGGGATCGTCCTCGCCGAGGGCAGCGTCACCGCCTGTACGCAGTGCGCCGCACGGCGCGGCATCACCGACGCGGACGTGATCCCGGGGGTGCAGATCAAGGGCGCCGCCGTCTTCGCCGAGGAGATCCTGGCCGACGGGGTGCAGGCGCTGGTCTACTGA
- a CDS encoding GDP-mannose 4,6-dehydratase encodes MIALVTGATGQDGIYLSRLLADAGTTVLAGRRSPGPRDCYLAHRLITLVDLDVTDTAAFAALLRARQIDEVYQLAAISSVALSWDDPRATVAVNAEAVEGMLAAVRHIRPSTRFFQASSVQAGPTSPYAASKLAAEGSVADARARGVFAVAGRLANHESPLRPVHFVSRRIARAAAAGDVLDLGDLSSERDWGHARDHVAAMPLLLRLPEPLDADICTGVRHPLRALAEAAYSAAGLDPATHIVETGAVARPADPVTVGGSPEAITAATGWRARTSIAALMAELVAVERRRLASGLEDDVTYLAV; translated from the coding sequence GTGATCGCCCTGGTCACCGGCGCGACCGGTCAGGACGGCATCTACCTCAGCCGGCTGCTGGCCGATGCCGGTACGACGGTGCTCGCGGGCCGGCGGTCGCCCGGCCCGCGGGACTGCTACCTCGCGCATCGGCTGATCACCCTGGTCGACCTCGACGTCACCGACACCGCTGCCTTCGCCGCCCTCCTGCGCGCCCGGCAGATCGACGAGGTCTACCAGCTCGCGGCGATCTCCTCGGTCGCCCTGTCCTGGGACGACCCGCGCGCCACCGTCGCTGTCAACGCGGAGGCGGTCGAGGGCATGCTCGCGGCGGTGCGCCACATCCGGCCGAGCACGCGGTTCTTCCAGGCATCCTCGGTGCAGGCCGGCCCCACCAGTCCCTACGCCGCCTCCAAGCTCGCCGCCGAGGGGTCGGTGGCCGACGCCCGTGCCCGCGGCGTGTTCGCCGTGGCCGGCCGGCTGGCCAACCACGAGTCGCCACTGCGCCCCGTGCACTTCGTGTCACGACGGATCGCCCGCGCCGCGGCCGCCGGCGACGTCCTGGACCTCGGGGACCTCTCCTCCGAGCGGGACTGGGGCCACGCCCGCGACCACGTCGCCGCGATGCCGTTGCTGCTGCGGCTGCCCGAGCCGCTCGACGCCGACATCTGCACCGGTGTGCGGCACCCGTTGCGCGCGCTCGCGGAGGCGGCCTACAGCGCTGCGGGACTGGACCCGGCGACCCACATCGTCGAGACCGGCGCAGTCGCGCGCCCCGCTGACCCCGTCACGGTGGGCGGCTCGCCGGAGGCGATCACGGCCGCGACCGGTTGGCGCGCGCGGACCTCGATCGCCGCGTTGATGGCCGAGCTGGTCGCCGTCGAGCGGCGTCGGCTCGCCTCAGGGCTGGAGGACGACGTCACCTATCTCGCCGTGTGA
- a CDS encoding Fur family transcriptional regulator yields the protein MSTSEAEGAMSEEDWRQRLRGSGYRLTPQRELVLAAVERLQHATPEEVLACVRESSSAINLSTVYRNLEVLEELGLVRHAHLSERVATYHSTTEHEHFHLVCRKCQRVISVDPEVAGDFAARLEREQGFVPDLGHLVMFGECVECGSVDE from the coding sequence GTGTCGACCAGTGAGGCCGAGGGTGCGATGAGCGAGGAGGACTGGCGTCAGCGGCTGCGGGGGAGCGGTTACCGGCTGACCCCGCAGCGCGAGCTCGTCCTCGCCGCGGTGGAGAGGCTGCAGCACGCGACGCCGGAGGAGGTGCTCGCCTGCGTGCGGGAGTCGTCCTCGGCGATCAACCTCTCGACCGTCTACCGCAACCTGGAGGTCCTGGAGGAGCTGGGCCTGGTGCGGCACGCCCACCTCTCCGAGCGCGTCGCGACCTACCACTCCACCACCGAGCACGAGCACTTCCACCTGGTCTGCCGGAAGTGTCAGCGGGTGATCTCTGTTGACCCTGAGGTGGCCGGCGACTTCGCCGCGCGGTTGGAGCGGGAGCAGGGGTTCGTCCCCGACCTCGGTCACCTGGTCATGTTCGGTGAGTGTGTGGAGTGTGGGAGTGTTGATGAGTGA
- the gmd gene encoding GDP-mannose 4,6-dehydratase yields the protein MTKRALITGITGQDGSYLAELLLEKGYEVHGLVRRSSSFNRARIDPIYLHPDNAGRLSLHYGDLTDSTSLTNIVRAAAPDEVYNLAAQSHVAVSFEMPEYTASADAIGAIRLLEAVRQHAPDARFYQASTSEMFGLTPPPQHEGTHFHPRSPYGAAKLHAHWATVNYREAYGLYAVSGILFNHESPRRGESFVTRKISLAAARIAATGSASGATGALTLGNLDAIRDWGYAAEYVEGMWRMLQQDEPADFVLATGVGSTVRDFCELAFSHVGLDWRDHVVTDPRFVRPAEVPELVGDASHAASELGWKATTSVGELARLMVDADLAALGATSSAAAERA from the coding sequence ATGACCAAGCGCGCCCTCATCACCGGGATCACCGGTCAGGACGGTTCCTACCTCGCCGAGCTGCTGCTCGAGAAGGGCTACGAGGTGCACGGCTTGGTGCGACGCAGCTCGAGCTTCAACCGCGCTCGGATCGACCCGATCTACCTCCACCCCGACAACGCCGGCCGGCTGAGCCTGCACTACGGCGACCTCACCGACTCCACCAGCCTGACCAACATCGTGCGCGCCGCCGCGCCCGACGAGGTCTACAACCTGGCCGCGCAGTCGCACGTCGCAGTCAGCTTCGAGATGCCCGAGTACACCGCCAGCGCCGATGCCATCGGCGCGATCCGGCTGCTCGAGGCGGTCCGCCAGCACGCCCCCGACGCCCGGTTCTACCAGGCGTCGACCTCGGAGATGTTCGGGCTCACCCCGCCACCGCAGCACGAGGGGACGCACTTCCACCCGCGCTCGCCGTACGGCGCCGCCAAGCTGCACGCCCACTGGGCCACCGTGAACTACCGCGAGGCCTACGGCCTCTACGCCGTCTCCGGCATCCTGTTCAACCACGAGTCGCCGCGGCGCGGGGAGTCGTTCGTGACGCGCAAGATCAGTCTCGCCGCCGCGCGGATCGCCGCGACCGGCTCGGCGAGCGGGGCGACCGGTGCGCTCACGCTCGGCAACCTCGACGCGATCCGCGACTGGGGCTACGCGGCGGAGTACGTCGAGGGCATGTGGCGCATGCTCCAGCAGGACGAGCCGGCCGACTTCGTGCTGGCGACAGGGGTCGGCAGCACGGTCCGCGACTTCTGCGAGCTGGCCTTCTCCCACGTCGGCCTCGACTGGCGCGACCACGTCGTCACCGACCCCCGCTTCGTCCGCCCCGCCGAGGTCCCCGAGCTCGTCGGGGACGCCTCGCACGCGGCCAGCGAGCTGGGCTGGAAGGCGACCACCTCGGTCGGCGAGCTCGCACGGCTGATGGTGGACGCCGACCTCGCCGCGCTCGGCGCCACGTCCAGCGCCGCCGCCGAGCGCGCGTGA
- a CDS encoding thioredoxin family protein — protein sequence MTTRPAERDGSAWGSLGEAVASLAPGERATLVQFSSAFCAPCRATRRVLSEVADLVPGVVHVEIDAEHHLDVVRRLGIARTPTTLVLDATGNEVARAAGAPRKEQVLSAIP from the coding sequence GTGACCACTCGACCCGCCGAACGTGACGGTTCGGCGTGGGGGAGCCTGGGCGAGGCGGTGGCGAGCCTCGCGCCGGGTGAGCGGGCCACGCTGGTGCAGTTCTCCAGTGCGTTCTGCGCGCCGTGCCGGGCGACCCGTCGCGTGCTGAGCGAGGTGGCCGACCTCGTGCCGGGCGTGGTGCACGTGGAGATCGACGCCGAGCACCACCTCGACGTCGTGCGCCGGCTCGGCATCGCCCGCACGCCCACCACACTGGTTCTGGACGCGACCGGCAACGAGGTCGCGCGGGCGGCCGGAGCACCCCGCAAGGAGCAGGTGCTCAGCGCCATCCCCTAG
- a CDS encoding DUF1416 domain-containing protein: protein MCGATAGGLSLDGVNVAKEAVIQGQVVRDGEPIANAYVRLLDKSGEFTAEVPTSASGHFRFFAGEGQWTLRTLAPKAEPVDRQILAHVGSVAEVTISL, encoded by the coding sequence ATGTGCGGCGCTACCGCTGGTGGTCTGAGCCTCGACGGCGTGAACGTCGCCAAGGAGGCGGTGATCCAGGGCCAGGTCGTGCGCGACGGCGAGCCGATCGCCAACGCCTACGTCCGGCTGCTCGACAAGTCCGGTGAGTTCACCGCCGAGGTCCCGACCTCTGCCTCGGGGCACTTCCGCTTCTTCGCCGGCGAGGGGCAGTGGACGCTGCGCACGCTCGCGCCGAAGGCCGAGCCGGTCGACCGCCAGATCCTGGCGCACGTCGGCTCGGTCGCAGAGGTCACCATCAGCCTCTGA
- a CDS encoding sulfurtransferase yields MTRENALVSAQWVEENLDNPKVVLVEVDEDTSAYDKGHIKGAIKLDWTTDLQDQVRRDFVNKQQFEALLSSRGVANDDTVVLYGGNNNWFAAYAYWYFKLYGHQDVKLLDGGRKKWELDSRELVSELPSRPETSYVAQEQDGSIRAFRDEVVAAIGTQNLVDVRSPDEFAGRLLAPAHLPQEQAQRAGHIPTAANVPWSKAANDDGTFKSDDELKQIYTEAGVDWNKDTIAYCRIGERSSHTWFVLKELLGQDNVKNYDGSWTEYGSLVGVPVALGDEPGEA; encoded by the coding sequence ATGACCCGCGAGAACGCTCTCGTCTCCGCCCAGTGGGTGGAGGAGAACCTGGACAACCCGAAGGTGGTGCTGGTCGAGGTCGACGAGGACACGTCGGCGTACGACAAGGGCCACATCAAGGGCGCGATCAAGCTCGACTGGACCACCGACCTGCAGGACCAGGTCCGCCGCGACTTCGTCAACAAGCAGCAGTTCGAGGCGCTCCTGAGCAGCCGCGGCGTCGCCAACGACGACACCGTCGTCCTGTACGGCGGCAACAACAACTGGTTCGCCGCCTACGCCTACTGGTACTTCAAGCTCTACGGCCACCAGGACGTCAAGCTGCTCGACGGCGGCCGCAAGAAGTGGGAGCTCGACTCCCGCGAGCTCGTCTCGGAGCTGCCCAGCCGCCCCGAGACCAGCTACGTGGCTCAGGAGCAGGACGGCTCGATCCGCGCCTTCCGCGACGAGGTCGTCGCCGCCATCGGCACCCAGAACCTGGTCGACGTCCGCTCGCCCGACGAGTTCGCCGGTCGCCTGCTCGCCCCGGCCCACCTGCCGCAGGAGCAGGCTCAGCGTGCGGGGCACATCCCGACCGCTGCCAACGTGCCGTGGTCGAAGGCCGCGAACGACGACGGCACCTTCAAGTCCGACGACGAGCTCAAGCAGATCTACACCGAGGCCGGCGTCGACTGGAACAAGGACACGATCGCCTACTGCCGCATCGGCGAGCGCTCCAGCCACACCTGGTTCGTGCTCAAGGAGCTGCTCGGTCAGGACAACGTGAAGAACTACGACGGCTCGTGGACCGAGTACGGCAGCCTCGTCGGCGTGCCGGTCGCGCTGGGCGACGAGCCCGGGGAGGCCTGA
- the ygfZ gene encoding CAF17-like 4Fe-4S cluster assembly/insertion protein YgfZ, whose protein sequence is MSDVSPLMSLPGAVAGSGADAPVAAHYGSFNVEQRTLASGEGFVDLSHRDVLRIAGPDRLTWLHSLTSQAFEGLGAGVWTSALILSPQGHLEHFFAGVDDGTAFTAWTEPGHGEALVAYLERMKFWSEVEVSADPSLAVVWRPAAGEASGRTSFIPREALPAYVDAAGPACGLWAYEALRIERGEPRIFVDTDHRTIPNEIGLVGTHLDKGCYRGQETVARVHTLGRPPRRLVLLHLDGSENRLPAAGTALTGPDGREVGFVGSSARHFELGPIALGLVKRSVAVDAPLSVDGMPVAQETVVDPEVGLHVRPLR, encoded by the coding sequence ATGAGTGACGTGTCGCCGCTGATGTCCTTGCCCGGAGCGGTCGCGGGATCGGGCGCGGACGCGCCGGTCGCCGCCCACTACGGGTCCTTCAACGTGGAGCAGCGCACGCTGGCCTCGGGGGAGGGGTTCGTCGACCTGTCCCACCGCGACGTGCTGCGCATCGCCGGGCCGGACCGGCTGACCTGGCTGCACTCGCTGACCTCGCAGGCCTTCGAGGGCCTCGGGGCGGGCGTGTGGACCTCGGCGCTGATCCTCTCGCCGCAGGGACACCTCGAGCACTTCTTCGCCGGTGTCGACGACGGTACGGCGTTCACCGCGTGGACCGAGCCGGGCCATGGCGAGGCGCTGGTGGCCTACCTGGAGCGGATGAAGTTCTGGTCCGAGGTGGAGGTGAGCGCCGACCCGTCGCTGGCGGTGGTGTGGCGACCGGCGGCCGGGGAGGCGTCCGGTCGGACCTCGTTCATCCCGCGCGAGGCGCTGCCGGCCTACGTCGACGCGGCCGGGCCGGCGTGCGGGCTGTGGGCCTACGAGGCGCTGCGGATCGAGCGGGGCGAGCCGCGGATCTTCGTCGACACCGACCACCGCACGATCCCGAACGAGATCGGTCTGGTCGGCACGCACCTGGACAAGGGCTGCTACCGCGGCCAGGAGACGGTCGCCCGGGTGCATACCCTCGGCCGGCCTCCGCGTCGGCTGGTGCTGCTGCACCTCGACGGCTCGGAGAACAGGCTGCCGGCCGCCGGCACGGCGCTGACGGGGCCCGACGGCCGCGAGGTCGGCTTCGTCGGCTCGTCGGCCCGGCACTTCGAGCTCGGCCCGATCGCGCTGGGCCTGGTCAAGCGCTCGGTCGCGGTCGATGCGCCGCTGAGCGTCGACGGCATGCCGGTGGCGCAGGAGACGGTGGTCGACCCGGAGGTCGGGCTGCACGTGCGGCCGCTGCGCTGA